A stretch of the candidate division WOR-3 bacterium genome encodes the following:
- a CDS encoding anti-sigma factor, whose protein sequence is MKCSQVRRKLSAYLDGEVSERDKKEIDGHLEQCKGCQEELAALSSVSDSLGIMAGMEPPSYFMTRVRQCIREEVKPRPFLGKVRSIVFSAATAFAVVLSLIIGNQVGRILYQSVAATGESQTAETTDVFGVGTLDEFPAGSLSDIYNELVAGGNNG, encoded by the coding sequence ATGAAGTGTTCACAGGTTAGAAGAAAACTATCAGCATATCTCGATGGCGAAGTGTCGGAAAGAGATAAGAAAGAGATTGATGGCCACCTGGAGCAGTGTAAGGGCTGCCAGGAAGAACTTGCCGCACTCTCAAGTGTATCGGATTCCCTGGGCATTATGGCGGGCATGGAGCCGCCGTCCTATTTCATGACTCGTGTAAGGCAATGCATCAGAGAAGAAGTCAAGCCAAGGCCATTTCTCGGGAAGGTTCGGAGTATAGTTTTTTCTGCTGCGACTGCTTTTGCGGTGGTCTTATCATTAATTATCGGTAATCAAGTTGGCAGGATATTGTATCAATCGGTAGCGGCTACCGGTGAATCTCAGACTGCCGAAACGACCGATGTTTTCGGTGTGGGTACTCTTGATGAATTCCCGGCCGGTTCATTATCTGATATCTATAATGAGTTGGTCGCAGGAGGTAACAATGGATAA